The following proteins are co-located in the Heliorestis convoluta genome:
- a CDS encoding DUF3793 family protein, whose translation MAPTVIHWKKSLDQKESVQVRFEKWLFVNLSKVIIGGKTGELIRFKAPFFRKSLLETLRDGEKLSHQWGLEVFVLRKCHNCAHVIFYDSQRLEDALDEARKTPLLERLQYDQQITGKEFLEQLRHKWQHKGTIPHEIGIAAGYPVKDILGFMGLAPLPLTTVCGWQIYGDANPSLIMKERFDQAQRWAMDYIDVDQSIFLRDELRH comes from the coding sequence ATGGCTCCAACTGTAATTCACTGGAAAAAGAGCCTTGACCAGAAAGAGTCCGTGCAAGTTAGATTTGAGAAATGGCTTTTTGTTAACTTATCAAAAGTAATTATCGGTGGAAAAACAGGTGAGTTAATCCGTTTTAAAGCACCCTTTTTCCGTAAAAGCTTGCTAGAAACATTGCGTGATGGAGAAAAACTATCACATCAATGGGGCCTTGAGGTATTCGTATTACGAAAATGTCACAACTGCGCCCATGTTATTTTTTATGACTCTCAGCGGTTAGAAGATGCTTTAGATGAAGCGAGAAAGACGCCTCTATTAGAGCGCTTGCAATACGATCAACAAATTACGGGGAAAGAGTTTTTAGAACAGTTACGCCATAAGTGGCAGCACAAAGGGACCATTCCTCATGAGATTGGAATCGCTGCTGGCTATCCTGTCAAAGATATTCTAGGGTTTATGGGCTTAGCGCCCTTACCACTCACCACCGTCTGCGGATGGCAAATCTATGGCGATGCCAACCCATCTTTGATCATGAAAGAACGCTTTGATCAAGCGCAACGATGGGCCATGGATTATATTGATGTCGATCAATCTATTTTTTTACGGGA